Genomic window (Nymphaea colorata isolate Beijing-Zhang1983 chromosome 1, ASM883128v2, whole genome shotgun sequence):
ACATCATCAGTGTCAACTTGGGGGACATCCTCATTATCAACTTGGGGGCTCTCCTCAGTAGATGTTGAAATGTCACTCTGGATTCCGGGAACAAGAACATTATCTGAAGTATTCATGGTTGAAGCTGTTGACTCTGTATCGTAAGATGAAGTCCTCCTGGAAGATAACCTCCTTATAGAAGAAACCTGATGGGCTGTTACAATGGAAAGTATTTAACTGCACaatgtttgaaactttgaactaCTACTTAAAAAAGGTAAGGAGGATATGGCACTTTAAGGCTTAAGGACTGTAGCTTAATTGACAACTACCCTATGTTGTCATCTCTGTTTTATCTCTGGCTTTGCAGCACAAAACCATGCATGTTTTTGCTTACCTTTGTATTAAACACTCAATAATGTCCACATCCGTCAATGATGAAAGTAAAAAACAACAACATCTAAGGCAACTAGCAAGGAAAAGAACCTCATATTTATATTGTACCTACTACTTACTTTTATGTCCCTATCTTCCCGGTTTTATCATACTTGAATGTACAAAATACCATACAATTTTCTTGTTTGGGTCATTTTCTTACATGTCATGTTCATGCTACTGGTTGCCGGAGGCTCTTAACGTGTTCAAACGTTTGGGGCATGTCTGACGCAGATGTCTAACGCAGACACAGGAAATCCATAAAACAAGCGCTTCGTAAACGGATGCGAGACGTATCTTCGGTCATCGCGAAAAAAGGAAATCCCGCGAAATTAAAAGCATAAGCTGAGGTGTCTCATATACATTGTGTCGCTTTTGCCATTCAACTCCatgaaaaacataatttaataCACCATGCAACACGCGCAAAATAAGGTGTGGCACAATTCTAACCACAAAAGGTGACACTTCGTTCCAGACACCGGCTGTACAACAGAGTGAGTCCAGAGTtcaagaaggagagagaagaaaagagaacaaagaaagaGCAACATCTTGACGTTTACGAGACCTTTGAACTAGAAGATCGCGCTGCGAAGACTTGAAGGCGCACTAAAACATTCGAAAAAAGAACTCCGGACAACGTGAAAAATAACACGCTACACTGCTCCCCGGTGTCGCCAAAAAACTCGAGATCGGCTATCCAAACCGGAAAACTCAAAGAAATCGAACATTGTGTCATACTTCAAAGATCAAGAAAGTCATCCAAACAAATGCAATAAGCTGTCTCCACTTTTATCCTTTCATGAACGAAAGACCAGAACGAAGAAGTaaggaagggagggaaagaaactCACGCGCAGGGTGCTTCTGAAAGCAAAGATAACGAAGAGAAGGCGTCCTTCTCTCGCCGCCCGGTCTCGACCCGAAGCCCTCGCCCACACCGAGAGGCACGCGCATGCCCGCAAGCGTCCACGCCATCGCCGATCCCAGCAGATAAAACAAGAAAGCAGGATAAATGAACCAGAAACAAAATCGAAGAAACTCTTCCGGGAGGGGAAGCCGTAAAGCGGGAGGGAATGAGAAGTTGAGGAAATTCCCGGAAATTGCGTGAATATCATAAAAACAGGAGGAGGAAAGAGACTCTTCTCGAGGAGCGTCGCCTCGTCCGCTTCTGCAGGATCGGCTCCCTCTcgccctccctctctctctctcggctaCGTTAAAACGTTAAGGGGGGAAACCGCACCGAGGAGAAGCCAGACGTTTGCGGGACCCAGCTGGGCCCACCACCACCTCCGGAGCTTTACAAACCGCTGCCACTTTCTTCTAAAACTTTTTCCAATTGCGGCACACtcggaagaggaagaaaggacACGAAGGCTTTTCGCCATACATCGGCTTGTATTGAACGcaaatattaagaaaattaCCCGCTTACCAGTAGGACATTGGTGTAAATGGCTTTGATCTGTGAGGGCTCCAGCGGGAAACGGGTTCTTTCAGtttcttataaatttttttgggggggggggatgAAAAAGCTTTCGGTCTTTTTGGGTTGCTTGCGTGGCAGCTGGAGGCCACGTGTTCGGATGAAGAACGGGTGGCCTCCGTGACGGGGGATTGGTTCGGGAATTCCCGTAAGCCCTCTCGCTTCAACAAAATATCTCTAATGCCACCGGACCCGGATTCCAAGTAATTTTCATTTTCCCGTGTCTATTAAACGGGGTTTACCCTTTTACTTGTGTTACGTTTTAAGTTTACAAATCACTTGAATCaactttaataaaaaaacatgtttattgACGATAAGTAACATTCATTTAACATTTTCCTAAGCAATATACTATACTTCGATGCTGCTGCACAAAATAGTCCTCGTTCTTGACCGACGGTACATggcatatataaaatatttaaaataccACGGCCCCACTGGCCTAGGTCCTACATTTCAAGCTACGTCTTCACCCTCATGTATGTCTTCTTTGCACTCGACCATGTCTCACTCAACTAGACGGGAAAGGAGAGTTCAATTCTTGTCTAAATTGTAAAGTGGATCGCCCGGCAACACTCTTTGGCAACCTCTTTGGTTATCAATTTCTATTCGGTCTCAAAAACCACcatcatttcaaaaattcaaactaATAACGCAACTTCACCACTGCTGCCTAATTAAAATATGAGGGGCCGAATCGGAACGGGGGCGTTCGGATTGGATATGACCTGAAGCAACATCCCGCTCAAGGAAGTGGCAGATGGCGACTCTCCCCCACCATCACCATGGAAAAGGATGCGAATATGCTGCTTTCTCATAAGTAGTAAGCAGGAGGAGTATAGTATAGGGTGTCCGGTTTTGGACGCAGCAATAAAAGACGTCCGCCTTTTCGAGGGAGGGGGCCCGGACCGGACCAACCTCTGCCcagatatttttaatataactAACGGGGGACCCGCTCTTTTTGGACTCTCTTGAATGCCGAACCCGTTTTCTTCTAAAACTGGGGAAAGCCAGTACCCCCGCCCGCAAATGACCGCTACAAAAAAATCGAGCGGGCCCCACAGGTCACAGGCTCCGGCTCCACTTTACTCACGTCTTTCATGGGCCCCATCGGTGGGCCCACATTCGCCTCGCACTCGCACACCGACCGTCCGTTCAAACCCACTGCGGACCCCACCCCACGTGCATGTCCAGCAAAGCAGAGtcatccccccccccccattttTACGCTCTTTTGACGAATTCATTTCTACTATTGCATGACGATACTTTTCTGTCCACAGGTTCAAATAATGTTACGAAATTTTATCAAGTTTAAGTTGTTCTGATCGTTTGCAAGGTGTTATGcatatgtttaatttttttttgaaaaccaaaatgGGATTGTTATTAGTATTTGCCTTGTTAAATAGTGGCCAGTTTCACGCATACCaccaataaataaaataaatggatTGAACGATTCATAATCGATAAGCACCTTGGATGTCGTGTTAACTCTTGATCTTTTAAAACATGTTTCTGGAGCTCATTGTTGGATCTGTTCCGGTTATGACCGTGGTGTCGTCAATATCTGCTTGCTTTTAACAAAGTATTAGTGAGGCAACATCAGTCACTCTCACGATCATATATACTTGGAGAAGGAACAGAATAAGTCGATCGAAAACAAAATGGGAAAGTAAGGAACAGAACAGAAGATGAAGCAGAGGTTGCAATAACTTTGTCGTTACATACATAGAGAGAATgggagaaatttttttacatcgTATCGTCCTCCATATTTGCCTCTCTCACCTTTTCTGAAAGTTAAGATGCCTGATGGCAAAGGCAAAGATGCCAAGGAAGAGGACAACGAAGGCTACATGAACCCCAGCGACCGCACCCAAGAAGCTCTCTTTGTAGCCCAATGAATCGTTCAGGAACTGCTTGACTGTGGTGGTGCCCTGTCCTGGAACCGCGATTGGACTGACCAGGTCCCCCACCTGAGAGGTGATAAGCCCATAGAGGGTCCACGCGACGGGGGAAAGCCAGTAGTACCATCTCCACCAAATTGGAATAAGCTGCCAAAGCACAAGAACAGGAGTCAAGCCTCTGCAGAAGACATCAAGTTTTGGTATTTCTAGTCATTTTGTTTCTCAAGGGAACAACTCTTTTGTAAACCCTTTGCCATTGGAATGAAGAACGAAAGCACTTACTGGTCGAGCAATGAGAAAGCCGGAGAAGAGATTCCAAAAGTTGAGGAAGAATGAGTTGACAATGGCGCCTACGTGGTGGTTAGGGGTGAGAGCCACACCCATCATTCCGTAGATGGTGAAGTACACAAAGCACATGAACATGAAATAGATGAACCAAAACAACTTGCCAGTTTCCCAAGGGAAGCCAATCATGGAAAACAAAATCAAGCAGTAAACAACTGATTGTACAAAAATATAGATGACCACCTGCAAAAGAGCACAATGAAGAGAGTAAACATTAGTTTAGGTCTTAAGGATTGTTCAAAGAAAATGGAcaattttactaaaaaaaattgcagaacgACGGTTGCCCTCAACAAAATGcgagttgaaataaatgacggGAAGAACGGAGGTATTGcctcaacaaaaacaaaattacaaacaaaatggAGGTAATAGACCATCATTCTTGCCCAAATGCTTTTCATTTAGATATTCTTGGCTCCTATATCAGGGCATATTATAAAAGGATGCTGCAGACTACACATTAATTCTTTAATAATGCTTAAGTAAACAAAAGCTACAAGCAAATTGCCGTACCTGGCCAACGGCATAAGCCAATGCAGAACACATCCCTGCTGCCTTTTTACGATACATAACTGACCGCTCAACACCTACGACAGGTTGAACTGTTATTGAATTGCTTGCACCAAGGAAGAAAACTGCTGAATACATTGCCCCAAGGATATTCAATAGCTCTTGCTGGGTTGATCTgttatcaagaaaaaaagaagaagaagaagaattcagCCTTTGTGCTTCAAACATAACCGACCTTTGCATAATAGACGTGCAATTTGGATTTCGTTTTACATGTCAAGCACACAAAAACCATACTTAAGCAGTTCTCTATTATCTGTTCAACATCACGGCACCAAGAGCTACGAGAGGCTTTTTTAGCAACTTTTTCTTGGAAATCGTGCCAAATGGATGAATAAATTTGAAATCACCTGTATTTAATCTGGAAACTGAGGAATATTTAATTGATAACCATAAGTTTGTGAGAGTGATGACCAAGAGACCCAGCATAAATTACTTGTCCACCTCTCTTCATCAACAGAAGCTGTAAGCAAGAAGTGAAGTCATGATGGGCAAGGAAAAAGTTTGGACTAGTATAAAAATCAGTAAACATTATTACGAGCTCACCTCATCAAAAGCTTCAAAAATATCAATGCTGGGTTGATGGATGGTACACACGACAGTTCTCCCTGTATCAACTGTGTTCCTTACTGTCCTCATAACAATGACAGCAGCTCTGGCATCTAAACCAGATGTGGGTTCGTCCATGAAGATGATTGAGGGATTAGCAACCAACTCCACAGTTATAGTTAAACGCTTCCTTTGCTCCGTTGAGAGACCATCCACTCCAGGGAGGCCCACTAGAGCATCCCTTATTGGGTTCAATTCAACTAGCTCCATAACTTCTTCAATAAACATTTACAAGTAGAGAAACATTAAGACATCAAAACATAAATGGTGAAGAAATTAATAGTAATTTGACCGAGTTCTCATATAAAAAAGTTACCTTTCGTGTATCTGCCTTTACATCGTGAGAAAGGCGCAACCACGCAGAGTAGACCAAAGACTCATAAACTGTAACATTGGGTGAATATATGTCATTCTGTTCACAATAACCGCTAACTCTTGCAAAAGTGTCCTGCTTCTTTGgatagccagaaatttttatgCTTCCCTCTATATATCCTCCTGTCTTTCTCCCTGCTAAGACATCCATTAAAGTGGTCTTTCCAGCACCACTTACACCCATCAAAGTGGTGAGAATTCCAGGTCTAAAAGAACCACTAACATCACGCAGCAATTGAAGCCGATTTTCTTCAACTCCTTGACTTTTCATTTCCTGGTGAAAAAGTAAGGTCATTAAAAAGGGCAACATGACATATAATGTTTGACGTGAACTCTAGTTGATTCAAGAAACCATGATCAATAAAATGGTCCTAAACTAACTTTGAGGTCGTCTTAGGCTAGATACACTTGATGCGACTAATTCCTCCCTCGGTGGATGTGCATGTATGGATGGTAGAGAAGAGACCAAGAAAAGTAAAGAGTACAGTGGACATTAAATCTATGCAAGTGCATGAAAGGCATGCTCGGTATGAGCTGACCAATGGACATGCATAATCACAACTTAGATATAGTCAAACTTGGAAGTGATCAAGTTGGTCCACATCTTTAGGATAGAACTAGCATTTGGAGAACCAAGGTTCAAAATGTCATTAAGCAGTGGAAAAGGGGAAAAGCTGCAAAATGCATGCTTCGAAATCCCTTAATGAATAAGGTAAAACATTGCTATCACATTGTTCTTCTTAGAAGTTATTTTGATTGCGGATGATTTCTAATTTTAggtgtatgatttttttttggttgccaCAATTGATGTCATTGGGGCAAAACTAAAATTGGGAAGTGCATGAAAGTTTTCTTataacaaaagaacaatatcaACTTTTAGTGTACGTTTGGAtgttagaaaattgaaattgcTGCCAAGAAAAGGGGATTCCAAGAATCAAGAGACTTACTGCAGGCATGTCCACATAGTACTTCACATGATCAAATACCAAAGAAAGTGGTTGGAAAGGTAAAACCTTTCCTTTCCTTGGAGCCATTGTTTCTGATCCTCGACTTCCATTGTGATTTCTGATTGACATGTCAATTCCTGGACAAAAAGAATGAAGAGACAGATTCGCCCACGAAAATAAGTTAGTACCTTAAACTTTCaagaagtttaaaaaaaaaaaaaaaagctagcaAAGCAAGAACTGTTGGAAAAAGTTTAACCTTCAGCAATTGTATTGGGAGATTGTGCAACAAAATTTGGTTGCCCTGACTTTTGTTTTCTGAGGGAACTTGACTTCTTTTTCATCCTCGTCAGAAAGTACTGATTGAGCACTTACAATAGCTGCATATAACAAATCCCGTAAGGTGGGACATGGTACTTAGTTTTAGAATGCAAGGATTTGTATAGAAATGTGTACTTACGGTTCAAATATTTGAGAGCAAGGACAAAGCATGCATTGAACAGAAGTGAGAACCCAATGAGGGCCCCAATGCATATCCAATACCAGTACTCTTCCAAAACATGCCTCTAGATTTAAGAATGGCCTTCCCAGTTGTAGAAGCATCAATGGTCGCATCTGTGTTGGGCTGCAATAATAATGCAAATTACATCAACTTATAAAACTTAAGTTACCAACTCTTGAAATTGTATTTGATAActgagaagaaagaagaaatatacaTTGGATGTTGTCTAGGAAAATAGATGGACTAGTTAACAACGCCAAAACCCTAATTCCAGTTTGAGTGGAAGTGGATTCCTTAATCTACGCATATCACCACcatagaagaagagaaaaagggtAAGCCAGTTTTACCTTGCTCCATCTCTTATCAAGAAATTCATTGACGGCTATGGCATTTTGTCCATACATCATAGGTGATATCCAGTATCCCCATATCCACCATGGCTTGATGTCATCTGAAGCACAAAAAACACACAAGCACAACCTTAGCACGTCGTGCCCTAACAATAGGTTGGATGATACTCTAATAGAAGCTCGGAGCATGCCCTTTCTTTCTAACAagtcatcaaaatttttgagtgATTCTTTCGATCAAAAAGTTACACGGCATGCAAAAGAAGGATATGAACTACTAACCTTTAGAGTTCACAAAACCAGAAAGTGAAAAAACCACAAGCATTGCAAAGGTTCCGATTGTGTTGGCAATAACCATTGTCCTCCCCACAGCTGCAACGAACCGAAATAGATAAAGTGCCATCTGATGGAAACATAGATATGCAAGGAATTGCCGGAAAGACCTAATAGAACAATTGGCTTAAGATATGGGATACCTTAAAAGAGTTGTATGGAGAACAAAATAATATGGCTCATATTTACGAAATTCAAATAGAAATTTCTAAGCTTACTATGGGAGATAAGCCTATTTAACTTTATCTTGGTCAGTTACGAAGTCTCTATGATGAACTTTTACAATACCGACCAGCCACTTCAGATCCCGATGTTTATAAACATAgatttgaagaagataagatcTTCAAAGTTCTTGTTGGTCTAGCTGATGATTACGAAGCTGTCCGAGGTCAGATTTTGATGACGTCTCCTCTTCCAACATTTAACAATGTATGCCAGACCATACAAAGAGAGGTAGCTCGTTGAAAAGTCATGAACGTGTCTTCAAAAATTAATAGTGAAGAAAGTCTTGAGAAAATGGCGTGTTATGTTAACAATAAAAAGGGAGATTCCAAACTATCCAATGATAGCAACAATGGCGAGAGAATCCGAAGCAAATTCAAATGCAATGACTGCAAGAAGATTGGACACACACGTGATAGATGTTGGGAGTTAATTGGTCGTCCAACCAAAGAGAAATCATCATCCAAGCAATCATATCTCGCCAACTTTGTGACCAAGGAAGATATtgaaaaattctttcaaaaattttcaaagacgAATCTTGTTTCATCTCAACCAGTAGAATCTGAAGGTAAGAATCATGCTCTTATTTCTGTTTCTGCGGATTGTTGACTCTGGGGCCACCGATCGCATgactagaattttttttaagattacTAGTTtagacaaagaacaaaaacagcATGTCTTTACTGTAGATGGGTCACCTATAGCACTTGATGCCCACCTTCGCCAATCTCCAGCAATCAATGGTGACCTTCTGGCatggttgtttttttatttttccttttttctttatctttttcacttttatgcTCAATATAAGATCTTTTACTGCCCCAACAAAAAGTTTTCTCTTCAATAGAAAAACTTAAtacattgtttcttttcttttctttaatatcTATCATTGctttttataagttttatacTTACGGCTtagtatttcttctttttctttttttgagggAAAATTTATGGGTATACCGTCCAATCATTGTGTGATGAGAAGAAAGTTCATGTGCTTAGACATATGCGTCACAAACACAAACTTAGCATTTATGATTTATGGACATGTAATAGAACCTTCCTCCCTCTCGTGGGCATGCACACTCCTCGACCCCTGACCCTCCCCCTCACCccaggaggaaaaaaaaacaccattttcaGCAAAGCAACTTATACACACGTACACGCACACAGAGTctgtttttacaaaaaatgaggCATGAAAAAGGTTGTTGATGTACTGGGCTCTATACTGAACAACTTTTTGAGGTGACAGAAAGAGGGAGGTTAGAGAATCACCTTTGCTCCTGGAGCACGTTCTCGATACATTATTCCATCTGCActgtaaaatcaagaaaaaaattggaaaaaggaaaaggcatcTTATATAAGAAAATCTTATAATTAATTGCACATATTATGATGATGAAAATTTGCATCATACATATAGTGGAGAAGAGGTTCTAAAGAATACCATTGGAACATAAAAAGTAAATATGTTATGGTAAAATTTAGATGAAATAACAGGTCTTTGATGGgtaagaaaataagaaacaataGGACCACCAAAAGATGGTCAAATGAGATGTCATTGGCAAGCACAcaaaataattttagaaaaaaataattggaaGAGAAAGCCCAACTAGAAAGCAGATAGCCAATGTCTAGGACTAGAACGGATTGCCAACTTTTCATTTCACTTCGCATTTACAACAGCTCAACATCACTTTTCATGCACATGTTTTTCTGTGACTTAATAAATTACAAAAACTGACCAAAAAAAGTTTAGATGCTTCAAATTTTTGCTACAACTAAAACTGTGATAAATGTGAATGCATTCGTTATATTAACTataagatttaagaaaaagcatctgacataaaaaaattcaaaacataagAGGATCATATCTATACAGCCTGGGAATTGGAAATGTTTCAACACAAAAATACTAGAATACACTTTCCACATTGTCAGTCAACTAATGGTTATAGAATACAGATACTGAAAGCCTGTGAACAAAGCAATAACTATTGAACAGTTATATTTTAAGGTTTcctgcaaaacaaaaaaggaaccCAAATCTGTTTAAGGAATTCAAACAGCTCACATTTAAGTTCAACCTAGTAAAGGTTTTAAGCTGTCATTGGATGGGAATTTCAAACACAATTATCAGATCACTTTGAATAAGTAGGAAATCATGATTACTACAAATAGGAAGCGGAATGCATCAGGAATCCCAATTCCCAAATATAAGCAAGTTCCAATCATTTGCATCTTGATTCCCATGTAATTCCACTTTAAACTGGTCTTGGCAATTACTTATCCCTTggtatattttttcttaaagCGTTGCTTGCTTGTATAAATCTACCAAATGTTAACAAGTGAGCAAATCACTTTCTGCGAAGTTCCCTGAACAGCTCCCTGTTTCCACTTCCTGaatcatccaaaaattttgaaatgaccACTTTCTGGTTCAAAGTTTTGAATGGAGAAAATTCACCCAATCTGAACATATTTTGCCTAATCCAGACTCATGTACCGATCTGTTTTAGCCCATATCCAGCTAACAATCTCCCTGTACTGCAATGACCAGAAGTCCAATCGAATATGGAACAATAAGAAATCTACATTTGGACTGGGGACAGATGGTATTTGGATGCATTCCAAGTTGCATTTCTAATTGAATCAACATATGAAAGCTCAGACCTGATTATGACCCAAAATTTAATTGATTGTTGGACTTTGCGCTGAAGAAAAACCAGGCTGTCCAGGTTCCAATCCGATCATAGAATAAAATAACTGAGAACTTGGTTACTGGAAGTGCCACTAAATTCGCCAAACTCAAACAAGGTTGTGGGGGCAtgcatttttctcattccagCTGGGAAAAGGACAAACTGAACAAAATTCACTTCTGCCAGCTGAAAAGCATCAATTGTGATATGCAAAATGAAACTAATCAAATGTAGGACAAACAGGCACACCATGAAGCAACATCCCACTCAAGGAAGTGGCAGATGGCGACTCTCAACCTCCCCCAccatcaaaagaaagaaagggtgCTGATTTCTCATCTTTGTTTTTTAGATATTCTATAATCAGGAGGAGTATATGGTGTCCGGTTTTGCGCGCAGATTTGAACCATCCTAACTTTATAATTGAGCATTAATAAAATGCATATTCTTGGAGATCAAACCCGGCCACATGAGAAAAAGAATGTAGACATGTTTCTATCTCCGTCTTATGCACTATCAATTGCTTCCAGCACACAAAACCGATAATTGATCCTCGCTTACCATTTTACTGTCTTATGTCAAAAGGTTGTTCCAATTTTCAGATGTTAATTATACCTGAGgttcaaaaatgcatttgttTTCGGGTCCAGCACAGCTAAATGGATCTCGTTTTTGGTTCAAAATGGTAAGCGAGGATTGAATATTTCTCAAATTGCAGATCATGTATCAAATTGAAGAGTTTCAAATCGATTCTTGAACCGGACATGATATTTCTACGAATACATTTCGATACTTTTCTGTCCACAGGTTCAAATAATGTTAAAGAAATTTTATCAAGTTGTTTTGATCGTTTGCAAAGTGTTAcgcatatatttttttgaaaaccaaaatgtGATTATTATTAGTATTTACCTTGTTAAATAGTAGCCAGTTTCAGGCGTACCACCATAAAATGGATTGGACGATTCATAATCGATAAGGACCATGGATGTCGTGTTAACTCTTGATCTTTTTTCAAGTGTAAGTTGTTCTCATCGTTTGTAAGGTGTTATGcatatgtttaattttttgaaacccAAAATGTGATTGTTATTAGTGTCTGCCTGGTTAACTTTCACGCATACCACCAATGAATAAAATGATTGAACGATTCATAATCGATAAGGACCTTGGATGTCGTGTTAACTCTTGAtcttttttcaacttaaaaCATGTTTCTGGAACTCATTGATGGATCTGTTGCGGTTCTGAGCGTGGCGTCGTCAATATCTGCTCGCTTTTCGCAACAATGAGCACTGCTATAACGTGCCTTTTTGCTTAAATGTGCAGCGATGTTGTCATACTCTTAAAAAACAACAGTTTTCCCCATGATTCACCCAAATAATGCTGGGGAAGACGACACATTCGTCGGccaaaaataagaacaaaagcAATGGCCTTGGTGTGGTAAAATAACAAAGTATTAGTGACGCAATATCAGTCACTCTTACGATCATATATACTTGGAGAAGGAACAGAATaagccaattgaaaaaaaaaaaatggaaaagtaaaGAACAGAACCGAAGATGAAGCAGAGGTTGCAATAActttgttgttacatacatagaGAATTGGAGAAATTTTTTACATCGTATCGTCCTCCATATTTGCCTCTCTCACCTTTTCTGAAAGTTAAGATGCCTGATGGCAAAGGCAAAGATGCCAAGGAAGAGGACAACGAAGGCTACATGAACCCCAGCGACCGCACCCAAGAAGCTCTCTTTGTAGCCCAATGAATCGTTCAGGAACTGCTTGACTGTGGTGGTGCCCTGTCCTGGAACCGCGATTGGACTGACCAGGTCCCCCACCTGAGAGGTGATAAGCCCATAGAGGGTCCACGCGACGGGGGAAAGCCAGTAGTACCATCTCCACCAAATTGGAATAAGCTGCCAAAGCACAAGAACAGGAGTCAAGCCTCTGCAGAAGACATCAAGTTTTGGTATTTCTAGTCATTTTGTTTCTCAAGGGAACAACTCTTTTGTAAACCCTTTGCCATTGGAATGAAGAACCTAAGCACTTACTGGTCGAGCAATGAGAAAGCCGGAGAAGAGATTCCAAAAGGTGAGGAAGAATGAGTTGACAATGGCGCCTATGTGGTGGTTAGGGGTGAGAGCCACACCCATCATTCCGTAGACGGTGAAGTACACAAAGCACATGAACATGAAATA
Coding sequences:
- the LOC116257537 gene encoding pleiotropic drug resistance protein 2-like, translating into MKKKSSSLRKQKSGQPNFVAQSPNTIAEGIDMSIRNHNGSRGSETMAPRKGKVLPFQPLSLVFDHVKYYVDMPAEMKSQGVEENRLQLLRDVSGSFRPGILTTLMGVSGAGKTTLMDVLAGRKTGGYIEGSIKISGYPKKQDTFARVSGYCEQNDIYSPNVTVYESLVYSAWLRLSHDVKADTRKLWS